In the genome of Notamacropus eugenii isolate mMacEug1 chromosome 5, mMacEug1.pri_v2, whole genome shotgun sequence, one region contains:
- the CENPS gene encoding centromere protein S isoform X3, which translates to MEPGRREEEEEEEEEQGEEEKEDQPQLALIQNLKASLHYTVGSMCQEAADAKGVRFTKSTIAAISEVTFRQCEHFARDLELFARHAKRSTINMEDVKLLARRSSSLHLQVIVISVLWAKLHHREE; encoded by the exons ATGGAGCCGGGGCggcgggaggaggaggaggaggaggaggaggagcagggggaggaggagaaggaggatcaGCCGCAGCTCGCCTTGATCCAG AACCTGAAGGCGAGCCTCCACTACACAGTGGGTTCCATGTGCCAAGAAGCTGCTGATGCCAAGGGCGTCAGGTTCACCAAGTCGACCATCGCAGCCATATCAGAGGTCACCTTTCGGCAATGTG AACATTTTGCCAGAGACCTTGAGCTGTTTGCCAG ACATGCCAAAAGAAGCACAATTAACATGGAGGACGTGAAGCTCTTAGCCAGGAGGAGTAGCTCATTG CATTTGCAGGTCATCGTCATCAGTGTTCTCTGGG ctaaATTACATCACAGAGAAGAGTGA
- the CENPS gene encoding centromere protein S isoform X2, with protein sequence MEPGRREEEEEEEEEQGEEEKEDQPQLALIQNLKASLHYTVGSMCQEAADAKGVRFTKSTIAAISEVTFRQCEHFARDLELFARHAKRSTINMEDVKLLARRSSSLLNYITEKSEEISRVNQEQKDKKKKKAEGGSKKSSKQAVTKMDIDD encoded by the exons ATGGAGCCGGGGCggcgggaggaggaggaggaggaggaggaggagcagggggaggaggagaaggaggatcaGCCGCAGCTCGCCTTGATCCAG AACCTGAAGGCGAGCCTCCACTACACAGTGGGTTCCATGTGCCAAGAAGCTGCTGATGCCAAGGGCGTCAGGTTCACCAAGTCGACCATCGCAGCCATATCAGAGGTCACCTTTCGGCAATGTG AACATTTTGCCAGAGACCTTGAGCTGTTTGCCAG ACATGCCAAAAGAAGCACAATTAACATGGAGGACGTGAAGCTCTTAGCCAGGAGGAGTAGCTCATTG ctaaATTACATCACAGAGAAGAGTGAAGAGATTTCTCGAGTTAACCAGGAACaaaaggataagaagaaaaagaaggcagaAGGAGGAAGCAAAAAATCCAGTAAACAGGCAGTAACCAAAATGGACATTGACGATTGA
- the CENPS gene encoding centromere protein S isoform X1: MEPGRREEEEEEEEEQGEEEKEDQPQLALIQNVMEGSLNQLCPDWGIFVERVLAHSEVPGSTRGPPSALRISDVRDGFRSRCATWEAWPGRGAVRALWASSSRRSFLIWGLDSSWSQREGPESAACNLKASLHYTVGSMCQEAADAKGVRFTKSTIAAISEVTFRQCEHFARDLELFARHAKRSTINMEDVKLLARRSSSLLNYITEKSEEISRVNQEQKDKKKKKAEGGSKKSSKQAVTKMDIDD; the protein is encoded by the exons ATGGAGCCGGGGCggcgggaggaggaggaggaggaggaggaggagcagggggaggaggagaaggaggatcaGCCGCAGCTCGCCTTGATCCAG AATGTTATGGAAGGATCACTTAACCAGCTCTGCCCAGATTGGGGAATCTTCGTAGAACGCGTTCTTGCCCATTCTGAGGTTCCTGGATCCACCCGCGGCCCTCCCTCCGCGTTGCGGATCAGTGACGTCAGGGACGGATTCAGGAGTCGGTGCGCAACGTGGGAGGCGTGGCCGGGACGTGGGGCCGTGCGGGCCCTTTGGGCCTCCTCCTCCCGCCGCAGCTTCCTCATCTGGGGCCTAGACTCCTCGTGGTCCCAGCGGGAGGGCCCTGAGAGCgcagcctgt AACCTGAAGGCGAGCCTCCACTACACAGTGGGTTCCATGTGCCAAGAAGCTGCTGATGCCAAGGGCGTCAGGTTCACCAAGTCGACCATCGCAGCCATATCAGAGGTCACCTTTCGGCAATGTG AACATTTTGCCAGAGACCTTGAGCTGTTTGCCAG ACATGCCAAAAGAAGCACAATTAACATGGAGGACGTGAAGCTCTTAGCCAGGAGGAGTAGCTCATTG ctaaATTACATCACAGAGAAGAGTGAAGAGATTTCTCGAGTTAACCAGGAACaaaaggataagaagaaaaagaaggcagaAGGAGGAAGCAAAAAATCCAGTAAACAGGCAGTAACCAAAATGGACATTGACGATTGA